The Flavobacterium sp. 102 genomic interval TATAGTACATAACGAATTGATTGTTTTTTCTCTCAATTTGACTATGCATGATTCATTGGAAAATATAGAGCGATATATTATCGGAAAGGTTAGAGAAATTAGAGAATCTAAGGGTATCACTCAAGAACAATTATCTCTATCTCTCGGCAAAAACATAACGTTCATTTCTCAAATTGAGGCTCCTTCCAAAAAAGCAAAGTACAATATTGTCCATCTAAATGAGATTGCTAAAGTTCTTAATTGTTCCTCAAAAGATTTTTGGCCAGAGAAACCACTATAAATATCACTATGAAGAAGATGCTGAGATGGACTTAACCCCAAAAGTTGGACGGTTAAAAATTAATTAAGATTTTTTGAATGAGCTCGGTATTGTATCGGGCTCATTCCATTTAAGTTAAGCCTTATTCTATCGTTGTTATAGTATTTTATATACTCTATAATATCTTTATTTAATTCTGCTATAGAATCATACTTTTTAAGATAAAACAGTTCAGATTTTAGCGTTCCAAAGAAGTTCTCTATAATTGCATTATCTAGGCAGTTTCCTTTTCTGGACATACTAGCACTTATGTTTTTTCGTTTAAGCATAAATTGATATGCTTTCATTTGGTATTGCCAACCTTGATCTGAGTGCAATATCAATGTTTTATCACTTTTATTACGCTTACATTTTTTTAGCATATCTATAACCTGTTTGATATTTGGGCTCTCCGAAGTTGTATAACTAATAATCTCTCCATTAAACAAATCAATAACCGGCGATAGATAAAGTTTCTTTTCTTTAACCCGGAACTCGGTTATGTCAGTAGCCCACTTTTCATTAGGCTGTGCTGCTTTGAAGTTTCTCTGAAGTAAGTTTGGCGCTATTTTACCTAGTTCCCCTTTATAAGAGACATACTTTTTGCCTCTAATCAGGCTCTTTAGGCCTTGCTCCTTCATAAGTTTGTAAACCGTTTTGTGATTGATTACATATCCTCTTTTCTTAACTTCTAACAATATTCTTCTATATCCGAAGCGACCTTTGTGCTGATGATATATAAGTTTAATTTCCTCTTTAGCAGATTTATACTTATCTTCTTTACCTAGCTCTTTTCGATGGTAATAGAAAGTACTTCTGGCCATCCCAGCATGTTTGAGTAGCGTGGCTAATCCATGCTGTTGCCTTAGTTCTTGGATGATTTGCGTTTTTCTTCTTTCTCTTTTTCTGATTGAACTAAGGCATGAAGCTTTTTTAGATAGGCATTCTCTGCCTTTAAATCGGCTAACTCTTCCAGTAGTTCTTCCTCTCGGGTTAAGGCTTTTTTAGATTTTTTAGGCATAGCTTTATGTTTTCCTCTTCTTTCTAATGCTAAACCTGCTGAACCCTCACTATCATAAATCGCTATCCATTTCATCAAAGAACCAATACTAGGAATTTTAAAAAGGATACAGGTTTCAGATAAAGATAAGTATTTATTTCTCATCTCATTAATAGCCTTTAGTTTAAACTCAGCAGAATAGCTGTTTTTTATTGGTTTAAGTCCTTCAATACCATACTTGTGGTAAAAAGAAACCCAACGCCTAACCATACCATGTTGCAAGGAAAACTCAATCGCTATTGACTTACAACCAGATTTTCCATTAATAACTTTCTCAACGATTGACTTCTTGAAGTCAATGTCATACTTGATTTTTCTACTCATAAAAATGCCCCCAATAAGTGTCTAACTTTTTGGGGGCAGTCTAGAGAGGCATCTTTTTTTATTCCAAAATGGCATAACGATTTTCCCATATTGCATACTTTTTTGAAATATCATTTTATATTTTGAGCACTTCTAATAATCAAAATATGAAATGGTATGAAATTCTGCTAGCAATACCAGTTATAATAATTGGTGCTTATATTCGTAGTAAAATCTACGAGCACAAAAGAAACTATTTCAAAAATGATAGTTGGAGAAATCGTACCAAATAAAAAATTATAAATTCAGTAAGCTTAAGTGTAGATTTTTTAAAATCAATGTGCATAGATCAAAAATTCTTTCTACAACCATTAATTACGTTTTATATCAATTTAGTCAGGTTAAACCTGACAAATTGCATACAATAAATAAACTTGATTTAGTACTTTGGAATCATTTCCAAATAGACTACAATCATAAAATGGTATGACTTGTTCTTTTTACTTATAGCCAACATTATTGGCATCTTCCTTCATATAACCTACAAAGCTTTTCGCAAGAAATATCATAGTAATGACAGTTGAAAATGTAAGAATAATAAAACTTGAAGAGTTTTAATTCTTAGAATAATCATGCATTTAATATGTGAAAATTTATAACTTCGCTTATCAAGTAGTTACCTGCAATAATAACCAACCTAATTATGCCAACATTAAGTTCAATGAAAATTCCACCACCGAAATCTTGGGAAGAATTTGAAGAAATCACTTTAGATGCATGTAAAATTAAATGGGAAAATCCAGATTTACAGATGCACGGTCGACAAGGACAAGCTCAATGCGGAGTGGATATTTACGGTGCGAACCATATCTTTAAAAATATTGGTGTTCAATGTAAAAATTATGAATCTGAATTATCATTATCCTTAATTAAAGATGAAATAAGAAAAGCCGAAACGTTCACACCAAAAATTGAAATGTTTTATATCGCAGTTACTACAAATACTGATGTTAATATTCAACGAGAAGTGAGATTTTTATCACACGAAAGAGCAAACGAAAATAAATTTCCAATTATGATCCTGTTTTGGACAGATATAATTCAAGATTTAATAAGAAACAATTCAATAAGTAAAAAACATTACCCTCAATTAAGCCTTACTGACTTAAACACGGCGGAAACTCGAGATGTCAGATTGTTTAGCATTCTTGACTTAGTATACAATACGCTGAATCTTGATCTTTATAATAATCTAATTTTTGGTGAATTCGGTCAGATGGTTGGTGAAAACCCGTTACAAATACAGTCTGTTATTTTAACAATTAAATATTCATCAAGCAACGTTTTAAACCAATCAGAATATGAACAAATGGCAAAACTAATAGATAAATATAAAGATTATTTGTTCCATGTCGGTAAGCGAAAAGAGGAATTTAGTTGGGAAATCGCTGAAAAGATTTCCAATGAATTTACAGGAATAGTGAATGGAATAGAATATAATTTAACCGGAAAAGAACTAGCTGTATTTAATGTTGCAAAAATATTAGCTAAATGGTCAAAGTGGGAAGTTGATTCTGATTCTTTATGGCCAAAAGAGTCTTGGGAAAATTTAAAAACATTTGTCGGTAGAATAAAAATTGATGAATTGAGAAACAAAATTGAGAAATCAGAATCAGAATATATGGAAATGGACCATTTTAAAAGATTAGATTGTCCACATAAAATTTATAATGAAATACGAAATATATTAATACATCAAGCAGAATAAAATTACTGCAAGTAACAGCCGTTTGCAACAATGGATGAAAAATTTTGTGACTGCTCATTAAAAGATTTTGATCAAAGAAACACTTTAAATACCACTAATGTAAAGATGCATAAATTGGACTTAACCCCAAAAGTTGGACGGTTAAAAATTAATTAAGATTTTTTGAATGAGCTCGGTATTGTATCGGGCTCATTCCATTTAAGTTAAGCCTTATTCTATCGTTGTTATAGTATTTTATATACTCTATAATATCTTTATTTAATTCTGCTATAGAATCATACTTTTTAAGATAAAACAGTTCAGATTTTAGCGTTCCAAAGAAGTTCTCTATAATTGCATTATCTAGGCAGTTTCCTTTTCTGGACATACTAGCACTTATGTTTTTTCGTTTAAGCATAAATTGATATGCTTTCATTTGGTATTGCCAACCTTGATCTGAGTGCAATATCAATGTTTTATCACTTTTATTACGCTTACATTTTTTTAGCATATCTATAACCTGTTTGATATTTGGGCTCTCCGAAGTTGTATAACTAATAATCTCTCCATTAAACAAATCAATAACCGGCGATAGATAAAGTTTCTTTTCTTTAACCCGGAACTCGGTTATGTCAGTAGCCCACTTTTCATTAGGCTGTGCTGCTTTGAAGTTTCTCTGAAGTAAGTTTGGCGCTATTTTACCTAGTTCCCCTTTATAAGAGACATACTTTTTGCCTCTAATCAGGCTCTTTAGGCCTTGCTCCTTCATAAGTTTGTAAACCGTTTTGTGATTGATTACATATCCTCTTTTCTTAACTTCTAACAATATTCTTCTATATCCGAAGCGACCTTTGTGCTGATGATATATAAGTTTAATTTCCTCTTTAGCAGATTTATACTTATCTTCTTTACCTAGCTCTTTTCGATGGTAATAGAAAGTACTTCTGGCCATCCCAGCATGTTTGAGTAGCGTGGCTAATCCATGCTGTTGCCTTAGTTCTTGGATGATTTGCGTTTTTCTTCTTTCTCTTTTTCTGATTGAACTAAGGCATGAAGCTTTTTTAGATAGGCATTCTCTGCCTTTAAATCGGCTAACTCTTCCAGTAGTTCTTCCTCTCGGGTTAAGGCTTTTTTAGATTTTTTAGGCATAGCTTTATGTTTTCCTCTTCTTTCTAATGCTAAACCTGCTGAACCCTCACTATCATAAATCGCTATCCATTTCATCAAAGAACCAATACTAGGAATTTTAAAAAGGATACAGGTTTCAGATAAAGATAAGTATTTATTTCTCATCTCATTAATAGCCTTTAGTTTAAACTCAGCAGAATAGCTGTTTTTTATTGGTTTAAGTCCTTCAATACCATACTTGTGGTAAAAAGAAACCCAACGCCTAACCATACCATGTTGCAAGGAAAACTCAATCGCTATTGACTTACAACCAGATTTTCCATTAATAACTTTCTCAACGATTGACTTCTTGAAGTCAATGTCATACTTGATTTTTCTACTCATAAAAATGCCCCCAATAAGTGTCTAACTTTTTGGGGGCAGTCTAAATTGCATCTTTTTTTATTGAAAGTATTGAGCACGTGTTTTTAATAAACTATCTTCGTATTCATTTTAACAATATAAACCTTATGGCAATATTAACCGATATCATTGATTGGGTAGAAAATAAACCACAGTTTTGGCAAGTAGCTATTGATAGATTAATAAGAAATAATGACTTAACAGCATCTGATATATCAGATTTAAAGCAGATTTGTAAATTTGAAGCAGGATTGTCTAAGATAACTTTTATTCCCATTGATTTTGATGCACTCAGAGATTTTGCTACCCATGCTTCAAGTAGTGCAAACATAGTACTTTCAAAAATCCATAACATTGATAATATAAATGCACTTTCTAAATCAAGTGAACTAGAATTTGCGTCAACTGGATTAACCGCCGTTTATGGTGATAACGGAGCAGGTAAATCAAGCTTTGTAACTGTACTAAAACATACATGTAATACAAGAGGGCAAAAACCTATTATTAATGATAATCTGTATGATGCAACAAGCCGTGGGATGGATAAAAAAGCAGATGTTGAGTACACCACGGACGGCACTACTTTTAATTCTGTTTCATTAATAAATTCATCTATCAATGATACAAAATTGAAAGGTGTAGATGTGTTTGATTCTTTCAGTGCAAATCACTATATCGATGGCGAAGATGAAATTGCATTTATTCCACAAGGGTTATCATTTATAGAAAAAATTGCAGTAGTGCTGAGGCAAATTGAAACGGAATTATTAGCAGAAATTCAAGTACTTAATTCATCCAAACTTGATATTTCACTATTACTGGTCGATGAAGGAACTGCGGCAAAATCGTTTCTCCAAAGCTTAAATCATAACACCAACCTTGACCAATTAAGAGATCAAGCTAAATGGAATCAAACAAACGAAGATAGGGTTACAGAGCTGAACAAGATTATTCCCATTTTAAAAGCTACAGATCCGCAAAAAAATCTACTGACAAATATTGAAAAAATCAGTCGTTTTAAGATTTTAAGAAACAAATTTCAGACTATTGAAAATGTGCTTATCAGTAGTGAGGCATTAGAAAATATAAAAAAAGTTTCTAATGATTTCTCGACCACATTTGATACCCTAAAGGCTTCTTCTGAAACAATTTTTGCTGGACTTCCAATAAAAGGTGTTGGTGAAAATTCATGGAAGCAACTGTGGGAAAGTGCACGAAAATTTTACAATGAAAGCAAAGAGGCAAATTTATTTCCAGATACAAGCGAAGAAGCTGACTGTCCACTATGTTTACAACATTTGAGTGACGATGCAAAAAAACGTTTCACAGATTTTGAAGAATTTGTTAAACATGATACCCAACAGCAACATGATATAGCCTCCGAACAACATAAGGATCTAACTAATCAATTGAATGCTTTAAATTTTATTTTAGATGACTATGAACCAACTATAATTGAGCTCGAAATGTTGTCGCCAGATTACAGGGCAGGTCAAGCGTCATATTTAGACAACTTGGTTCAGCAACAAACCTTATTGTTAAAAATCTTGTCTGACAAAGCACCGCTTGAGAATTTGATTGTACCAGCAATAACGATTAATTCGAAAGATCTAATTGATTCTGTCATTACTAAATTACAAGCAGAAAATGATGTATTAGGGACTAAATCCATTGCTGATGAATTAAAACCGTTGGAAAGCGAAATGCTTGAATTAGTCAACCAAAAGAAATTATTTGATTGTAAGCCTAAACTAGCACGCGAAATTTTTCTACAGAAGAAAATTCACCTGCTTAACCAGTGTGTCGCTCAATGCAATACAAGAACAGTTACAATTGCAAGCAATCAATTAACCTCAACCTATGTCACTCAAAATTTAAGAGATAATTTTCAAGCTGAACTTACAAAGTTAGGTTTTAAAAACGTCCAGATTGAAACCGAAACAAAGGGAGTAAGAGGTAAACAGTACCACTTCTTAAAACTTAATGAACCCAATGCTCATAATGTTGCTTTGAAGGATATCTTAAGTGAAGGAGAACATCGATGTATTGCCTTGTCAACATTTTTATCTGAGCTATCTTTATCAGAGCATAAAAGTGCAATAGTTTTTGATGATCCTGTTTCTTCCCTTGACCATAAATGGCGAAATAAAATAGCCAAACGTATTGTCGAGGAATCTATGGTAAGACAGGTTATTGTATTTACACATGACATTACTTTTCTTTTAATGCTTCAGGAACAAGCAGAAATATTAAACTGCGACTTAGATATTAAAAGCCTTACCAGAAAAAAACAAGAGACTGGAATTATAGCTTCAAATCCACCTTGGGATGCTTTGCCTGTAAATAAAAGGATAGGCATTCTCAAAAATGAATATCAAATAATTGAAAAAGTTGAGAGAACGGAAACTGAAGAGATTTATAAAGTACGTATTAAGCCTTTATATGGCATGCTTCGTGAAACTTGGGAAAGGTTTGTAGAGGAGGTTTTTTTAAATAGCACTGTACAGAGATTTGGTCGTGAAATCCAAACTCAACGTTTGTCAAAAATTGTCGATTTGACAGTTGAAGATTATAATAAAGTAGATGAAAATATGCGCAAATGCTCTACTTATTTTTTAGGGCATGATAGTGCTGGAACACTTATTGAAGAATTGCCCGATTCGACAGAATTTCTAGGTGATATTACCGTACTAGAAAAGTTCACTAAAGAAATTAGAGATCGACGGAAGTAACTATAGTTAAAAGTAAATTTATGTATGATTTGCATCGTTTAGGCTGGTTTAGTTTTCAGGAATTATGTAACTCTATTGCACGTGAAATTCTTGGTCAAACTACCATGACTTTTTTGGAATCTGCTGATGGAGGTCGTGATGGGTCATTTTCTGGAAAATGGAGAAACAGTGACAAAGATGTTCTCGAAGGTGAATTTGTGATTCAATGCAAATTTAAAACACGCCGAAATGAAAATTTGAAATTTGGAGATATTGCCGATGAAATTCAGAAGGCAGAGCGTCTTGTTAAAACTGGACTATGTGACATTTATATTCTTATGACCAACGCAGGCGTATCCGGTCCAATGGCTGCAAGAATTCAGACAGCCTTAAAGGCGGTTGGTGTGAAGTATATCATGATTTTTGGTTCAACATGGATAAATAGTCAAATTCGGGAAAATCCACATTTACGGCGATTGGTGCCGCGTGTATATGGACTAGGAGATTTAAGTGAAATACTTGATGGTCGTGCATACGAGCAGGGCGCAGCGCTTTTAGAATATCTTAAAGATGAGCTCTCAAAGGTTGTAATTACTTCTTCGTTTAAGAACGCTGCGGATGCAATAGAAAAGCATGGCTTTGTTTTGCTGATTGGTGAACCGGCCGCTGGCAAAACTACGGTTGCGTCATTACTTGCAGTTGGTTCTTTAGATCAATGGAAGGCACCAACAATGAAATTAGAAACTGCGGAACAGGTTGTTCATCATTGGAATCCAGAAAATCCACAGCAATTTTTTTGGATTGATGACGCTTTTGGTGTCACGCAACATGAATCTACACTAACAAGCCGCTGGAATCAGGCAATGCCCAAAATAGTAACAATGTTGAGTCAGGGTGCAAAAATTGTCATGACGTCAAGAGATTATATTTTTAGCGAAGCAAGAAAGGAATTAAAAAAAGGTGCATTCCCATTGTTGCACGAAAGCCAGGTGGTTATAGATGTTCATAAATTGACGTTACAGGAAAAGCGTCAGATTCTCTACAATCACCTCAAGATGGGTAAACAAACTGCAGCATTTAAAAGTGAGATCAAACCACACCTTGAATTTGTGGCAAAACACGAGAGATTTATTCCCGAGATGGCAAGGCGACTAGCTGATCCATTTTTTACAAAAAATTTGCACCTTTCAGAATATTATTTGGACAATTTTATAGTTCGACAGGAAAGTTTCTTGCTTGAATTGATAAGTGAATTGGATCACAATCATCAGGCTGCTCTGGCCTTGATCTATATGAGTGGAGATAAACTTCAATCACCAGTTAATCTTAACGAAATTGAAGAAGGTGCAATCCAGAGACTCGGAAGTAATCTAAGCGGATGTATTAACGCTCTTGAAGGCATGAAAGGTAACATGGTGCAATTTTTGACGATTGAAGATGAGTCAATTTGGAAATTTAAGCATCCAACAATTGGAGATGCTTTTGCTAAGTACATAGTTGAATCTCCAGATAAGATTGAAATATTTTTACATGGTAGCTCAACTGACCAATTGCTAGATAAAATCACTTGTGGTGATATGGGAGTTAGAAACGCAATAATTGTCCCAGGACAAATGTATATACTCATTTTAGAAAAACTGAAGCGATACAAGAAGACCAAGAGATATAAAGTTGAATTTATGTCTACCTGGGGCGCGAAACGAAAATTATTCAATTTCTTGGCTAGGAGATGTTCTGAAAAATTTTTAAAGATGTATGTTGAGGAAAATCCGAAAATCTTGGAAGAAGTAACCAATCCCAGCCAATATTTGGATAACTCTCCCGAAGTAGCGCTGGCAATAACGCTTCATTCAAAAGGTTTATTGCCTGAAGACAAACGTCTGGCATTTATTTCGAAAGTATCGGAGTACGCTGTATCAGGACAACATCTATATGCTCTAAGTTATGATGAACTCAGAGAAATGTTTTTTGATGAAGAGTATACTGCCCTGCGAAACAGAATAAAAGTGGAACTTATTCCTAGAATTTCGGAACTCAAAGAAACTTGGAAATCCTCCTACACTACAGACGAAGATGCGCGATACCACATGTCATCACTTAAGGAAAATTTGGAAGCCATTGAAAACGAATTTTCTGATGACACTTCAATTTTAGAGGATGTCGCAAATGAACTCATGGAAATAGAGGAATGGATTGAAGAGAATAAAGGCGAGGATGAAGTTTATGAATCGGAAAATTTGAGTGGAGATAGCGAAGAATTGGAAGAAATAGAACGCAGTATTTTTGATGATGTTGATGAATGAACCCATAAACGCGGAATCTTAATCCGTATTTAAAAATAGAAATGCAGTTAAAATAAATTGATGAAAGAGGCTGAGAGGTATCTCTTTTATTTCGCATTATTTGAGTATGTTCTATATCTTTGATAGTAGATAAAGACAATTATAAACAACAATGACACGAAAGAAAATTCCAATAGCGATAGAAACAGAAGTAATGTTTTTGTCTGACATGAAGTGTTGTATTGACAACAATAAAGGTGACCATATTCATCATATTGATGGCAATAATTCAAATAATGTTATAGAGAATTTAGCTTTGCTTTGTTTCCACTGTCACAACCTAGCTACAATAACTAATACTCTGAGTAAAAAACTTTCTCCAAATCTAATAAAGAAGTACAGAAAACAACATTACGCAGCCATTAAAATCCAAAGAGAAAATTCACTCAAAAACATTAGTGGCAAAACTGTTAAAACAGTTACCCAAGAGGATATAATAGAGGCCACTACAACATCTATAATTTTAGTCGAGATTTCAAAAATTCAATATGAATACTACAAAGAGGTGAGAATGGATAGAAATGAAATTCTACTGAAGTTACTAATGTTCAAAAACCAAAGCAATCCAAGAATTCTAATTTCAATTTTAGATTTTTTAAATCGTGTAGTTTCAGAAACAAGAAGTGGTTTACCGTCAAGTATGATCGCAACTACAGAAAATATTATCACTTTATACTTTTCTGAGTTAAGTTCAAAAACAACAAAGCAACAATTTTTTGAAGTGGGAAAATCCGCTATTGAAGTTGGAGAAACAATTGTATATGACTCTAGTATTCATTCGGCGAATTTCAAATCTATGTCAATCGGCTATTCAATAATTGATTTCATTCATTATTTAGCAAAAACGAGAAACATAAAAAGTTTAGAAGAAAACGTTTACACTGTGTATGAGGAATTAAAATCACAACTTAAAAGACCTGAAAGGAATGATTTAGAAAATGCCGAAAAAATAAGACATATCCACTTTGAAAACATAAAAAATGGTAAAAAAAGTAATCCAGTTTATTCTCAAGAAATTATGCAACTAATTCAAAAACAACAATAACTGTCGCTAAGATTGTAATTAATAACAGTAAAGAAAGATGCTGAGAGGAATCTTTTTTTACACAACACTACAACGTTGTATATCGTTGATTTTATAATGGGGTTAATAGTTATGGTATTCACTAAAATTTTATAAAACGAAAATGAATCAATCCTGGTTTGAAATGCAAGATTTAAAGAAACGCAAACTGAACAATTCAGTTTGGGTACCTTTACGTTCTCAAAAATCAATACAAAACAATATAAATTATGGACTAATAGATTATCAGGAAGAATATCTCGGTAGTGGTTCCGTAATGATTCCCGTTAACAAAAAAGACGAAGCAAATATACTAGATTGGAGTGATGTTGGATCAAGCCATCCACAAGGACTCAACTTTTTATATGGAAAGCATTCACACTCGGATATATATGAGTGTGAACACTTTCAAGGAACAATTTTAGTTTTAGATCAAACGTTTGATAATACAGTTGATAAAAATGAATGGCATTTACATCAGGATTTAGTTATTAATTTAGGTTTAAAGCGAGAAGGTGATATTTGGCTGTGTCCAAGACAGGGCTATGTGGAAGTAGCAAGACTTGAACGGGATGAAGAAAGTGCTCCAATACTCCTTGAGATCAAAAATCAATTTTTAAAAGACTACTTGAAAGCTAGAGACTGTGGCTTATATGTAACATCTTTTTTTAGTAGAGATAAAATATTTGATAA includes:
- a CDS encoding IS3 family transposase → MRKRERRKTQIIQELRQQHGLATLLKHAGMARSTFYYHRKELGKEDKYKSAKEEIKLIYHQHKGRFGYRRILLEVKKRGYVINHKTVYKLMKEQGLKSLIRGKKYVSYKGELGKIAPNLLQRNFKAAQPNEKWATDITEFRVKEKKLYLSPVIDLFNGEIISYTTSESPNIKQVIDMLKKCKRNKSDKTLILHSDQGWQYQMKAYQFMLKRKNISASMSRKGNCLDNAIIENFFGTLKSELFYLKKYDSIAELNKDIIEYIKYYNNDRIRLNLNGMSPIQYRAHSKNLN
- a CDS encoding helix-turn-helix domain-containing protein, producing MHDSLENIERYIIGKVREIRESKGITQEQLSLSLGKNITFISQIEAPSKKAKYNIVHLNEIAKVLNCSSKDFWPEKPL
- a CDS encoding HNH endonuclease signature motif containing protein, which encodes MTRKKIPIAIETEVMFLSDMKCCIDNNKGDHIHHIDGNNSNNVIENLALLCFHCHNLATITNTLSKKLSPNLIKKYRKQHYAAIKIQRENSLKNISGKTVKTVTQEDIIEATTTSIILVEISKIQYEYYKEVRMDRNEILLKLLMFKNQSNPRILISILDFLNRVVSETRSGLPSSMIATTENIITLYFSELSSKTTKQQFFEVGKSAIEVGETIVYDSSIHSANFKSMSIGYSIIDFIHYLAKTRNIKSLEENVYTVYEELKSQLKRPERNDLENAEKIRHIHFENIKNGKKSNPVYSQEIMQLIQKQQ
- a CDS encoding AAA family ATPase: MAILTDIIDWVENKPQFWQVAIDRLIRNNDLTASDISDLKQICKFEAGLSKITFIPIDFDALRDFATHASSSANIVLSKIHNIDNINALSKSSELEFASTGLTAVYGDNGAGKSSFVTVLKHTCNTRGQKPIINDNLYDATSRGMDKKADVEYTTDGTTFNSVSLINSSINDTKLKGVDVFDSFSANHYIDGEDEIAFIPQGLSFIEKIAVVLRQIETELLAEIQVLNSSKLDISLLLVDEGTAAKSFLQSLNHNTNLDQLRDQAKWNQTNEDRVTELNKIIPILKATDPQKNLLTNIEKISRFKILRNKFQTIENVLISSEALENIKKVSNDFSTTFDTLKASSETIFAGLPIKGVGENSWKQLWESARKFYNESKEANLFPDTSEEADCPLCLQHLSDDAKKRFTDFEEFVKHDTQQQHDIASEQHKDLTNQLNALNFILDDYEPTIIELEMLSPDYRAGQASYLDNLVQQQTLLLKILSDKAPLENLIVPAITINSKDLIDSVITKLQAENDVLGTKSIADELKPLESEMLELVNQKKLFDCKPKLAREIFLQKKIHLLNQCVAQCNTRTVTIASNQLTSTYVTQNLRDNFQAELTKLGFKNVQIETETKGVRGKQYHFLKLNEPNAHNVALKDILSEGEHRCIALSTFLSELSLSEHKSAIVFDDPVSSLDHKWRNKIAKRIVEESMVRQVIVFTHDITFLLMLQEQAEILNCDLDIKSLTRKKQETGIIASNPPWDALPVNKRIGILKNEYQIIEKVERTETEEIYKVRIKPLYGMLRETWERFVEEVFLNSTVQRFGREIQTQRLSKIVDLTVEDYNKVDENMRKCSTYFLGHDSAGTLIEELPDSTEFLGDITVLEKFTKEIRDRRK
- a CDS encoding helix-turn-helix domain-containing protein, with amino-acid sequence MSRKIKYDIDFKKSIVEKVINGKSGCKSIAIEFSLQHGMVRRWVSFYHKYGIEGLKPIKNSYSAEFKLKAINEMRNKYLSLSETCILFKIPSIGSLMKWIAIYDSEGSAGLALERRGKHKAMPKKSKKALTREEELLEELADLKAENAYLKKLHALVQSEKEKEEKRKSSKN